The genomic region tatgtatattatttattattatgttattcaaaagatataatatattaaggctttattttattttctctTCATATCATGAAattgtataaaatatatatatatatatatggcacattttttatattattttgaaattatatatatatatatatatatatatatatatatatatttttaggTGCCTTACAATTTATGGCATAATTTgatcatatttattattcttattaatttttaattctttttttttcttttactTCTTTCttgtatgtataatttttatggTTCAACTTAATTTataaggaaaataataaaaataaaaaatggaaaataaaaaatgaaaaataattttccgagtcttttttttttgtgttatattacaaataattaaaataaacttatatataatatatatttattatattatattatattttaattttttttttttcttctgATGCGAGTCcgatattttttttttaagataAAAGGGAATAAGAAAATAGACAAGGTGATAATAGAATcttataatgaaaaaaaaaaaaaaaaaaattcatatttttgaaatgataacttatatatatttttttagaaAAATGATGCTTAAAagagaaatatataaatataaataaataaattaataaataaatataaataaataaatataaataaataaatataaacaaataaatataaacaaataaatataaacaaataaatataaacaaataaatataaacaaataaatataaacaaataaatataaaatatataaaaaaatatgacTCATGTGATAAAGTTAAAATGAATCTCTTTAGCTTTCTGATATTTTTgttacttttattttttataaatttattttttgtaaaatcTAATTTCAAGAATGATGAAAGCTACAATATACCATTGaatgtattatttaataaggGCAAGAATATAAGGAAAAGAGTATGTAATGAgtgtttttataaaaatgaagttagtttaatatttaatagtTGTAAGGTATTggaaaatgtaaaaaataataatctGAATAAAGCTAAAATAATGTCTTTTATTAGACAGTCTCCTAAGATGATAAAAAGTTATGTTACCTTGAAATATAAATCCAGATTCTCTGAGATCCTTTCTGCTAagtatattaaaaaatttttatcatcaaaGAAAATGTTGATATTTGatttattgtttttattagGAAAGACATATTTtaagtataatatattgcTTAGTATCTTGGCTTTATTTAAGACCATCTTTATAAGATTTCTTGGTAATCAACCGAATTaatgaataaattaatatatatatatatatatgtatgtacgtatatttatttatttatgcatataatttaaattaattttttttttttttttttttttttttttttttttttttgttNNNNNNNNNNNNNNNNNNNNNNNNNNNNNNNNNNNNNNNNNNNNNNNNNNNNNNNNNNNNNNNNNNNNNNNNNNNNNNNNNNNNNNNNNNNNNNNNNNNNNNNNNNNNNNNNNNNNNNNNNNNNNNNNNNNNNNNNNNNNNNNNNNNNNNNNNNNNNNNNNNNNNNNNNNNNNNNNNNNNNNNNNNNNNNNNNNNNNNNNNNNNNNNNNNNNNNNNNNNNNNNNNNNNNNNNNNNNNNNNNNNNNNNNNNNNNNNNNNNNNNNNNNNNNNNNNNNNNNtaaaaaaaaattttaaaaaattttttggtaaaaaagcaaaaaaaagaataaatttatatatatataaatatattttttttttttttttttttttttttttcatttaatttaaattaatttttttttttttttttttttttttttttttttttttggtagCTGTTTATATTGCCCAACTTTTGTCTTCCTTCTTACTATTTCATTATGTAAACATGTTTTCACAAAGGACACAAGCATACATACTTTTTATAAGTGGATCAAACTATAGCTCGAGAATTATAGGATTTTTtcaattaaatataattaattattatattaatatcttTAGTGAGGCTGTACAAATTGCTCTTATTcgtattttatttaatcaCTATGAAGTAGAAAAGATAAAAtccattttatataatagttctgattattatataaacacaacgttaacaaataaatattctaTTATGTATCAGTGTACCAAGAGATTTGTTATTTCAAGGTTTAACAAGTTGAGcata from Plasmodium reichenowi strain SY57 chromosome 8, whole genome shotgun sequence harbors:
- a CDS encoding putative membrane protein (conserved Plasmodium membrane protein, unknown function); the protein is MNLFSFLIFLLLLFFINLFFVKSNFKNDESYNIPLNVLFNKGKNIRKRVCNECFYKNEVSLIFNSCKVLENVKNNNLNKAKIMSFIRQSPKMIKSYVTLKYKSRFSEILSAKYIKKFLSSKKMLIFDLLFLLGKTYFKYNILLSILALFKTIFIRFLAVYIAQLLSSFLLFHYVNMFSQRTQAYILFISGSNYSSRIIGFFQLNIINYYINIFSEAVQIALIRILFNHYEVEKIKSILYNSSDYYINTTLTNKYSIMYQCTKRFVISRFNKLSIFTFNYLRYFVLTNLFFKLFEGTYNKYSPSDVKMPGVYSDKKKSLNKDMKYATKREINILKNFCKDTGCHTCGMTCHEKFIGDHQPPVQIIKDMVNYYKKRKFILYFLKLFKLYDTKQRLYPQCVRCSQLQSASVRCKKLRLIPHYNTIRMFHYSSIFHLFLKMLLLTNWKQIIFWDKNSMN